The following DNA comes from Streptomyces globosus.
GCCGCCCTCGAACCGGTCACCGGGCGGATCCTCGCCCTCGTCAGCAGCCCCTCCTACGACCCGGGGGAGCTGTCCGGAACCGGTACGGCCGTCACCGCGGCCTGGACCCGGCTCAACGAGGACCCCGCCCGGCCCATGCTGAACCGGGCGCTGCACGAGACGTACCCGCCCGGATCAACGTTCAAGATCGTGACGGCGGCTGCGGCGCTCGACGCGGGCACCGTCACCGACGTGGACGCGCCGACCCGTACCCCCGACCCCTACCCGCTGCCCGGCACCCGCACCCTGCTCCCCAACGCGGCCTCGGGCTGCGAGGACGCCTCCATGGCCGACGCGGTGCGGTGGTCCTGCAACACGGTGATGGCCCGGATCGGCGTCCGCGTGGGGCTGCGGGGCATGGCGGAGGCGGCCCGCCGGTTCGGGTTCAACGACGCGGGGCTGCGCGTGCCCGCCTGGGTGTCCCGTTCGAACTTCGACACCGACATGAGCCCCGACCAGCTCGCCCTGTCCTCCATCGGGCAGTTCAACACCAAGGCCACGCCGCTCCAGATGGCCCGGGTCGCCGCGGCCGTCGCGTCCGGCGGGGAGCTGCCGGCCCCGTACCTCGTGGAGCGCGCCACCCGCGCCGACGGCACCCAGATCCGCACCGGCGGCCGCCGCGGCGGATCCGGGCGGGCCATGACGCCCTCGACGGCCCTGCGGCTCCAGGAGCTGATGGTCGGTGCCGTCGAGGACGGCACCGCGCGCAACGCGGCCGTCGCCGGAGCGGTCGTCGGCGGCAAGACGGGCACCGCCCAGCACGGCGTCGGCAACGCCGGCACGCCGTACGCCTGGTTCATCGGCTGGGCCAAGGCCGCGGACGAGCCCCTGCCGGGGGTCGCGGTCGCGGTGGTGGTCGAGGACGCCTCCGGGGACCGCGGCGACATCAGCGGCAACAGTGCGGCCGCGCCGATCGCCCGCGCGGTGATGGAGGCGGCCCTCCGGGCCGGGCCCTAGGGTCTGTATTGAGTTGCCCCGTGGAGCAAGGAGCGGCGTTCGGTGCGTGCCCTCGGTGTGCGGGACGAATGTCCTCGTAGCGGAGCTACGAGGACATTCGGCTCGTGCGCCGAGGGTGCGTGCCGGGCGTCGCGACGCCGCGGGGCAACTCAATACAGACCCTAAGTGCTTCCCCACGGGTCGGGGGCGTTGGCGGCACCGGACAGCGGTAGACGAGTCGTCAACAAGTCGGGCGCGGGGGATTGACGGGCTTGCTGACAAGCAGTCTCATAACTGGTGTACGCCGCACGGCGATTGCGGCCGGCGGCGACCGACGTCGACCCCCGCCAACCCAGTTAGGGCGAGGTGCCCCGCCATGACGACCACCACGACCACCGACGGGACGGACCCCGGCCGGGTCCTCCAGGACGCGCTCGGCCTCCTCAAGGACCGCGAGCAGATCGCGGCGCGGCTGCTCGAATCCTCCGCCAAGCACTCCTTCGACCCCGACAAGGAACTCGACTGGGACGCCCCCCTCGTCGACGGCGCGTACTACGTGCCGCCGGAACTCCTGTCGCTGTACGACACCCCGCTCTGGAAGCGCATGGGCGAACAGCAGCGCATCGACCTCTCGCGGCACGAGG
Coding sequences within:
- a CDS encoding penicillin-binding transpeptidase domain-containing protein, yielding MIRHIRWCAWFCALLLAALLVNAARVQVWEAAAYRDSPANKRPAVERWAQPRGDILVEGRPVTGSRDSRQLLRWERTYADGPLYAPVTGFASQTYGTSLLERAEDALLAGTDPGLTAFPLWYDLARGRPSGGNAETTLVAAVQQAGYTALEGKRGAVAALEPVTGRILALVSSPSYDPGELSGTGTAVTAAWTRLNEDPARPMLNRALHETYPPGSTFKIVTAAAALDAGTVTDVDAPTRTPDPYPLPGTRTLLPNAASGCEDASMADAVRWSCNTVMARIGVRVGLRGMAEAARRFGFNDAGLRVPAWVSRSNFDTDMSPDQLALSSIGQFNTKATPLQMARVAAAVASGGELPAPYLVERATRADGTQIRTGGRRGGSGRAMTPSTALRLQELMVGAVEDGTARNAAVAGAVVGGKTGTAQHGVGNAGTPYAWFIGWAKAADEPLPGVAVAVVVEDASGDRGDISGNSAAAPIARAVMEAALRAGP